From the Planctomycetota bacterium genome, the window AGCGCCCCCGCCGGTCCGGGCCGGCGCAAACCGGATGGACCGCCGGTCGCTCCGCCCAGGGGCCCGCCGCTCAAGCCCGGTTGATCTGCGCGGCGATTGGCGCTGTTCGATCGCGGCCAACACCATTGATGGCGGCGCGCCACCGTGGATGCGCGGTTTTTTTTCCCAGTTACACTTGATTTTGTCCGGGGCGCCTTCGTGGGCGCGCCTTCAACAGGAGATCGCACCATCGACAAGCGTGTAGCCATCGTGACCGGCGCCAGCCGCGGAATCGGAAGGGCGATCGCCGAGCGACTCGCCAAGGATGGGCGGCACGTCGTGGGCGTGGCCCGCGCCGAGGCGAACATGTCCGAAACGATCAAGGCGGTGCAGTCCGCGGGCGGATCCATTGAGGGCGTCGGCTGCGATGTCGCCGACGGCGCGGCGCTGGCCGCGATGGTCGAGGCCGTGGCCGAGCGCCACGGGCGGCTGGACATTCTGGTCAACAACGCCGGCATCACCAAGGACGGCCTGCTGCTGCGCATGAGCGACCAGGACTTCGACGAGGTGATCCAGGTCAACCTGCGCAGCGCCTTCGTGACCTGCCGCTCCGCGGCGCGGCCGATGATGAAGGGCCGCTGGGGGCGGATCATCAACGTGGGCAGCGTCAGCGGATTGATGGGAAACGCCGGGCAAGTCAACTATTCCGCCGCCAAGGCCGCGCTGACCGGGCTGACCAAGTCCATCGCCCGCGAGCTGGGCAGCAAGGGGCTGACCGCCAATGTGATCGCCCCGGGATTCATCGAGACCGACATGACCGCGGGCCTGCCGCCCCAGGTCAAGGAGATGGCCCTGCCCGGCATTCCGCTGCGCCGCTTCGGCCTGCCCGCGGATATCGCGGCGGCGGCGGCCTTTCTCGCCAGCGACGAGGCCGGCTACATCACAGGACAGGTTCTCGCCATCGATGGCGGCATGTCCATGTGATGGATACCATCCGCCCGTGCAGTCACCATTGATTTCCGCTAGCATATTGTCCTTAAGTCCTGCAACTTTTTGATTAGGAGAAGCCCCTTGACTGAGCAAGAGATCGAAACCAAAGTGATTGGCATCGTCGCGGAGCAAATGGGTGTTGACAAGGATCAGATCACCCGCGACACCAGTTTTACCAATGACCTCAACGCGGACAGCCTTGACACGGTCGAGCTTGTGATGGAACTCGAGGAGGAATTCGACACCCAGATTCCCGACGAGCAGGCGGAGAAGATCCACACCGTCGGCCAGGCCATCGATTTCATCAACAAGAACTTCGTCAACAACGTGAACAAGAACAAGGACAAGTGACGCACGAACCGGCTTCGGTCTCGTCCGCCTGAAACCTTCCCATGCGAACCATCACGCTTCGCCGCGTCGTGGTAACCGGCCTCGGCGCTGTGACCGACGTCGGTCTGGATGTCCCCACCTTCTGGGCCTCGCTGCTGGCGGGGAAATCCGGCATCGGCCCGATCACCAATTTCGAGCAGAATGAGGAGTGGTCGACCCGGTTCGCCGGCGAGATCCGCGGCTTCGAGCCTGAAAAGCACGCCGGACTGGACGTCCGCGAAGCCAAGCGGATGGACAACTTCTCGATCTACGGACTGGGCGCGGCCATCCAGGCGGCGACCGATTCCGGCATCGACTTCAAGAGCGGCGATCCCTCACGCCGCGGCGTGGCCATCGGCAGCGGCGTGGGCGGCATCAACACCATCGAGTCGGGCTACTTCAAGCTGCTCGAGGGCGGGCCGCGCAAGGTCAGCCCCTTCGTGGTGCCGCGGCTCATGGTCAACGCCTGCGCCGGGCAGGTCAGCATCCGCTACAACCTCTGCGGCTTCAACATCGCCACCGCCACC encodes:
- the fabG gene encoding 3-oxoacyl-[acyl-carrier-protein] reductase, whose amino-acid sequence is MGAPSTGDRTIDKRVAIVTGASRGIGRAIAERLAKDGRHVVGVARAEANMSETIKAVQSAGGSIEGVGCDVADGAALAAMVEAVAERHGRLDILVNNAGITKDGLLLRMSDQDFDEVIQVNLRSAFVTCRSAARPMMKGRWGRIINVGSVSGLMGNAGQVNYSAAKAALTGLTKSIARELGSKGLTANVIAPGFIETDMTAGLPPQVKEMALPGIPLRRFGLPADIAAAAAFLASDEAGYITGQVLAIDGGMSM
- the acpP gene encoding acyl carrier protein produces the protein MTEQEIETKVIGIVAEQMGVDKDQITRDTSFTNDLNADSLDTVELVMELEEEFDTQIPDEQAEKIHTVGQAIDFINKNFVNNVNKNKDK